The following are from one region of the Hyla sarda isolate aHylSar1 chromosome 6, aHylSar1.hap1, whole genome shotgun sequence genome:
- the LOC130275362 gene encoding putative nuclease HARBI1 — MQRAREEDRSAGDNGYRLMPWLLNPYLHPPNQDQRRYNVAHRRTRSQIERVFGLLKSRFRCLDVTGWAMLYNPVLVCKIILACCVLHNIATANAIPVEIAEDLQEHINCPGEVGNESSQAGILRRNEIAKTFFHF; from the coding sequence GAGACAATGGATATCGCCTCATGCCATGGCTGCTCAACCCATATTTACATCCCCCAAATCAGGATCAACGCAGGTATAACGTGGCCCATCGCAGGACACGCAGCCAAATTGAGAGAGTATTTGGGCTTCTCAAAAGTCGCTTCCGTTGCCTTGATGTAACGGGCTGGGCAATGTTATATAACCCTGTACTTGTGTGTAAAATAATCCTTGCTTGCTGTGTGTTGCATAATATAGCCACAGCAAATGCAATTCCTGTAGAAATTGCAGAAGACCTGCAAGAACATATTAACTGTCCCGGGGAGGTTGGTAATGAAAGCAGTCAAGCTGGAATTTTACGTAGGAATGAAATAGCCAAAACATTTTTCCATTTCTAA